From Vogesella sp. XCS3, the proteins below share one genomic window:
- a CDS encoding pilin: MQNRQSGFTLIELMIVVAITGILAAIAIPAYQDYTRRAYISEVLVAASAAKTAVEEYHAANGSWPASNTSAGIADATASRGGSIARLDVQASGSVSVISVEVSSKIFSGARVWLTPQTTASGSYRWVCSGDSDLTRLLPSNCRN, encoded by the coding sequence ATGCAGAACAGACAGTCCGGCTTTACGCTGATCGAACTGATGATCGTAGTGGCCATCACTGGCATCTTGGCGGCGATCGCTATCCCGGCTTACCAGGATTACACCCGGCGCGCTTACATCAGCGAGGTGCTGGTAGCTGCCAGCGCCGCTAAAACTGCTGTAGAGGAATACCATGCGGCCAACGGTAGCTGGCCAGCCAGTAACACCAGTGCCGGCATTGCCGATGCCACCGCCTCGCGCGGTGGAAGTATCGCCCGTCTGGATGTGCAGGCTTCTGGTTCGGTGAGCGTCATCAGCGTAGAAGTCAGCAGCAAGATTTTTAGCGGGGCCCGCGTGTGGCTGACTCCGCAAACCACAGCCTCCGGCAGTTACCGCTGGGTGTGCAGTGGCGATAGCGATTTGACGCGGCTGTTGCCATCCAACTGCCGTAATTGA
- the bioA gene encoding adenosylmethionine--8-amino-7-oxononanoate transaminase has protein sequence MKRHETLPIVPIARADGIWLEDFDGKRYIDAVSSWWVNLFGHNQPRIKQAIKDQLDTLEHVILAGFTHQPVVALSEKLAALSGLGHAFYGSDGASATEIALKMSFHYWRNIGQTGKQRFVSLENSYHGETAGALAVTDVPLFSTTYAPLLKENYRAPSPDSRLAAAGESAEDVALRAADALAALLHEKHHEIAALIVEPLVQGAAGMAMYHPAYLQRARALCDQYQIHLIADEIAVGFGRTGTLFAYQQAGITPDFLCLSKGITGGYLPLSCVLTTNTVYQAFYDDDVTRGFLHSHSYTGNPLACRAALEVLAIFEEESVLTRNRDTAARFSQYLARVAAHPAVRHFRHQGMIWAFDVDCTRHDFAVAFFSGMLSRGCLVRPIGKTVYFMPPYIIEEAHMLQLVESTCTVLDDILAGTDAYERQESPLP, from the coding sequence ATGAAACGCCACGAAACCCTACCCATTGTGCCTATCGCGCGGGCGGATGGCATCTGGCTGGAAGATTTTGACGGCAAGCGTTACATCGATGCCGTGAGCTCCTGGTGGGTAAACCTGTTTGGCCACAACCAGCCCCGTATCAAGCAGGCCATCAAAGACCAGCTCGACACATTGGAACACGTGATCCTGGCGGGTTTTACCCATCAGCCGGTCGTGGCACTGTCTGAAAAGCTGGCAGCGCTGTCTGGCCTGGGGCATGCGTTTTATGGCTCGGATGGGGCCAGTGCGACTGAAATCGCCCTGAAGATGAGCTTTCACTACTGGCGCAATATCGGCCAAACCGGCAAGCAGCGCTTTGTCAGCCTGGAGAACAGCTACCACGGTGAAACTGCCGGCGCGCTGGCAGTCACCGATGTGCCACTGTTTTCCACCACCTATGCCCCGCTGCTGAAAGAAAACTACCGCGCGCCCAGCCCGGACAGCAGGTTGGCCGCAGCAGGTGAAAGCGCAGAAGACGTGGCGCTGCGCGCCGCGGATGCCCTGGCCGCCTTGCTGCACGAAAAACACCATGAAATTGCCGCCCTGATCGTCGAGCCGCTGGTACAAGGCGCTGCGGGCATGGCCATGTACCACCCGGCGTATCTGCAGCGTGCGCGCGCCCTGTGCGATCAATACCAGATACACCTGATTGCCGACGAGATTGCGGTAGGCTTTGGCCGTACCGGTACGCTTTTTGCCTACCAGCAAGCAGGTATCACGCCGGACTTTCTGTGCCTGTCCAAGGGCATAACCGGGGGCTATTTACCGTTATCGTGTGTCCTTACCACCAACACGGTCTATCAGGCTTTTTACGATGACGACGTCACCCGTGGTTTTCTGCACTCGCACAGCTATACCGGCAACCCTCTGGCATGCCGTGCCGCGCTGGAGGTGTTAGCCATCTTTGAAGAAGAGTCGGTACTGACCCGCAATCGCGATACCGCAGCGCGTTTCAGCCAGTACCTGGCACGCGTGGCGGCCCACCCTGCCGTGCGGCATTTCCGCCATCAGGGCATGATTTGGGCCTTCGACGTTGACTGCACGCGACACGACTTCGCCGTGGCATTTTTCAGCGGCATGCTCTCGCGCGGCTGCCTGGTGCGGCCTATTGGCAAAACGGTGTACTTCATGCCGCCTTACATTATCGAGGAGGCGCATATGCTGCAGCTGGTCGAGAGTACCTGCACCGTGCTGGACGATATCCTTGCGGGTACCGACGCCTACGAACGACAAGAAAGCCCGCTACCGTAA